One genomic segment of Desulfovibrio sp. UCD-KL4C includes these proteins:
- a CDS encoding TIGR00282 family metallophosphoesterase: MRILFLGDIFGRPGRKGIALKLTDLRKKLSLDLIVANGENASSGVGLSLKNAKELLASGIDILTSGNHIWKFQNLYSYLNSNDRIVRPANVAEGAPGRGWTSFNIREGLSIAVVNLQGRTFMSACECPFRCADKVLEELPPEIKIILVDFHAEATSEKQCLSRYLDGRVSAVFGTHTHVQTNDARILENGCGYITDAGMCGPVDSCLGLAPGPVIKRFVTGLPQKWRVAGGPVELQGVLLEVDEATGRTISIDAWKTDQIVGC; the protein is encoded by the coding sequence GTGCGGATTCTTTTTCTCGGTGACATATTCGGCAGACCCGGACGCAAGGGGATTGCTTTAAAACTGACTGACCTCCGAAAGAAGCTCAGTCTTGATCTTATTGTGGCTAACGGAGAAAATGCCTCATCCGGTGTAGGGCTTTCTCTTAAAAATGCTAAAGAGCTTCTCGCAAGTGGGATTGATATTTTAACATCGGGAAATCATATTTGGAAATTTCAGAATTTATATTCGTATCTTAATTCAAACGATAGAATCGTCAGGCCTGCCAATGTCGCAGAAGGGGCTCCTGGGAGAGGTTGGACTTCTTTTAATATACGTGAAGGGTTATCGATAGCTGTCGTGAACCTTCAGGGGCGAACTTTCATGAGTGCTTGCGAGTGTCCGTTTCGCTGTGCTGACAAAGTTCTTGAAGAGCTTCCACCTGAGATAAAAATAATTTTAGTAGATTTTCACGCTGAAGCAACGTCTGAAAAACAGTGTCTAAGCAGATATCTTGATGGCCGTGTTTCGGCTGTTTTTGGAACGCATACCCATGTTCAGACCAATGACGCAAGAATACTTGAAAACGGTTGCGGGTATATTACGGATGCAGGAATGTGCGGTCCTGTTGATTCCTGTCTTGGACTGGCTCCTGGGCCGGTGATCAAGAGATTTGTGACAGGATTACCCCAGAAATGGCGAGTTGCAGGTGGACCTGTGGAACTGCAGGGCGTTTTGCTTGAGGTTGATGAGGCTACAGGAAGAACCATCTCCATTGACGCTTGGAAGACAGATCAGATTGTCGGATGTTAA
- the tyrS gene encoding tyrosine--tRNA ligase has protein sequence MNIYDELKWRGLVHQVSDEDKVREYLSTPGRTMYCGFDPTADSLHIGNLVPLLCLVRMKRAGHNPLFVLGGATGRVGDPSGKDKEREFLSYEKIESQSENIKSQIGAFCERNSGAKADVVNNYDWTKNVSFLEMLRDIGKHFTVNWMLAKESVKGRFGREDVGISYTEFSYMLLQGFDFYHLYKEYGCQLQIGGGDQWGNITAGCELIRRKAAGEGFALTFPLITTASGKKFGKSEKGAIFLNAEMTSPYAFYQFWINTDDRDVINFLKFFTFLTEQEITEIEKSHEEAPHMRVAHKRLAEETTIMIHGKEELEKVQAATVALFGGGDVKSVDSATLREAMEAAPGVEYTADAIPDIPQILIDLGLSKSKGQARKDITAGGLYINNERVSDSEYVPTEADFIGGEVLLIRKGKKNYGLVTRN, from the coding sequence ATGAATATTTATGACGAACTTAAGTGGCGCGGTTTGGTTCATCAGGTTTCTGACGAAGATAAAGTACGTGAGTATTTGTCTACTCCCGGCAGAACCATGTATTGCGGCTTTGATCCCACTGCTGACAGTCTGCACATTGGTAATCTAGTACCTCTTCTTTGTCTTGTGCGTATGAAAAGAGCTGGTCATAATCCTTTGTTTGTTCTTGGCGGAGCAACAGGAAGAGTCGGCGATCCCAGTGGTAAAGATAAAGAACGCGAATTTTTAAGTTACGAAAAAATCGAAAGTCAGTCAGAGAATATCAAGTCTCAAATTGGAGCTTTCTGTGAGCGAAATTCTGGCGCTAAGGCAGATGTTGTTAATAACTATGACTGGACAAAAAATGTTTCATTTCTTGAGATGCTCCGTGATATCGGCAAACATTTTACTGTTAACTGGATGCTTGCCAAGGAATCCGTTAAAGGGCGTTTCGGTCGTGAAGATGTAGGTATCTCCTACACAGAATTCAGCTATATGCTCCTTCAAGGATTTGATTTTTACCACCTCTATAAAGAATATGGGTGCCAGCTGCAGATTGGCGGAGGAGATCAATGGGGCAATATCACTGCTGGTTGTGAACTTATCCGTCGTAAAGCTGCTGGTGAAGGCTTTGCGTTGACCTTTCCGCTCATTACCACTGCCTCCGGTAAGAAATTCGGTAAAAGTGAAAAGGGCGCAATTTTCCTTAATGCTGAAATGACTTCTCCTTATGCTTTCTATCAATTCTGGATTAATACAGATGACAGAGATGTGATTAACTTCCTTAAGTTTTTTACTTTCCTGACTGAACAAGAGATTACAGAGATTGAAAAAAGTCACGAAGAAGCTCCGCATATGCGTGTTGCTCACAAGCGTCTTGCTGAAGAAACAACCATTATGATTCACGGCAAGGAAGAACTTGAAAAAGTTCAGGCGGCAACAGTAGCTCTTTTTGGTGGTGGAGATGTGAAATCTGTAGATTCAGCTACACTTCGCGAAGCAATGGAAGCAGCTCCTGGCGTAGAATACACTGCTGACGCTATTCCTGATATTCCCCAGATTCTTATTGATCTTGGGTTGTCAAAATCAAAGGGGCAGGCCCGCAAGGATATCACTGCCGGAGGTCTTTATATAAATAATGAACGCGTCAGTGATTCTGAATATGTTCCGACTGAAGCTGATTTTATTGGCGGAGAAGTTTTACTTATCCGTAAGGGAAAGAAAAACTACGGTCTTGTAACTCGCAACTAG
- a CDS encoding DMT family transporter, which produces MRLLFIAFAVIFGALAPTQAGVNMKLRNFVGDPVLAATISFAVGTLALIAYAYFTKISVPEIGSTLRGPWWMWTGGFMGAFFVASAVVIAPVLGAGTMMCWMIAGQMAASILLDHFGLIGYATREASPMRIVGVLLVVAGAVIIEKF; this is translated from the coding sequence ATGCGGCTGCTCTTCATCGCTTTTGCGGTTATTTTCGGAGCCTTGGCGCCGACTCAGGCCGGAGTGAACATGAAATTGAGAAATTTTGTGGGTGACCCTGTTCTGGCTGCGACTATTTCTTTTGCTGTCGGCACGTTGGCTTTGATAGCATATGCTTACTTTACCAAAATTTCTGTTCCGGAAATCGGATCAACGTTGAGAGGTCCTTGGTGGATGTGGACCGGTGGGTTCATGGGAGCTTTTTTTGTGGCTTCTGCTGTGGTTATTGCACCTGTTCTCGGCGCGGGAACAATGATGTGCTGGATGATTGCAGGGCAGATGGCAGCATCAATTCTCTTGGATCACTTTGGCCTTATAGGATACGCCACGCGTGAAGCATCTCCCATGCGAATAGTTGGAGTTCTACTTGTTGTTGCAGGTGCTGTAATTATTGAAAAATTTTGA
- a CDS encoding 4-hydroxybenzoate octaprenyltransferase has translation MTNLLRNKLKVLWADTAIVCRMIKIEHSIFALPFAYMGLFLAAGGWPGFKPFLLLTIAMVAVRSFAMAFNRLVDINIDSENPRTRTRPLVTGELSSFFTIFFILICGVIFVIACKSMNELCYKLSYFALAWSAFYSITKRFTKLCHFVLGSVLGLAPLAGWLFVDPQFTLPAILFFTGVLFWVAGFDILYATQDRKFDRNRGLFSIPACLGLQSSLTISTFCHANTVIFFLLAGLSAGLGWIYFTTTAIVGAIMIFEHQVISVDDMSRVNMAFFALNGVVSVVLFLGTLLDIFC, from the coding sequence TTGACTAATTTGTTGCGTAATAAATTAAAAGTTCTATGGGCTGATACTGCAATTGTATGCCGAATGATTAAAATTGAACATTCTATTTTTGCATTGCCGTTTGCCTACATGGGGCTTTTTCTTGCAGCAGGTGGATGGCCGGGATTTAAACCTTTTTTGCTGCTGACAATTGCAATGGTTGCGGTAAGATCTTTTGCTATGGCTTTTAACAGGCTTGTAGATATAAATATTGATAGTGAAAATCCCAGAACACGTACCCGTCCATTAGTTACGGGAGAATTATCATCTTTTTTTACTATATTTTTTATTTTAATTTGCGGTGTGATTTTTGTAATTGCTTGTAAAAGTATGAATGAGCTTTGCTATAAATTGTCTTATTTTGCTCTTGCATGGTCAGCATTTTATTCTATTACCAAGCGTTTTACAAAGCTGTGCCATTTTGTACTGGGATCAGTTCTCGGGCTTGCTCCTCTTGCAGGTTGGCTCTTTGTTGATCCTCAGTTTACCTTACCAGCCATACTCTTTTTCACGGGAGTCCTTTTTTGGGTTGCAGGATTTGATATTCTTTACGCAACGCAGGACCGAAAATTTGACAGAAATCGCGGATTATTTTCCATTCCAGCCTGTCTGGGACTTCAAAGTTCTCTTACTATCTCCACATTCTGCCATGCAAACACCGTTATTTTCTTTCTGTTGGCCGGACTTTCAGCAGGGTTGGGGTGGATATATTTCACCACAACTGCTATCGTAGGGGCAATCATGATTTTTGAGCATCAAGTTATCTCGGTTGATGATATGAGCCGTGTGAATATGGCATTTTTTGCTCTTAATGGGGTTGTTTCAGTAGTTCTATTTTTAGGAACATTATTGGATATTTTCTGCTAA
- a CDS encoding mechanosensitive ion channel domain-containing protein, which translates to MDISTVEKFLRNDLIKWLNDLQKSVVKAFYSWHGAVEIVLIPLIFLLGRFFHKKITPKIEASLQGKLPTVVLESLFVKTILRELGLVFSVLLFKLSVYILTAQNYKPSLLVIAGSLTAAWVIIKIASSLVMNRFWARVISTTAWVMAALNVFGLLGKTVAFLDTVGFVYNDKNLSVIVLFKGIILLLALIQVATFSNKIAQDRIAKSRSLSPSLQVLISKACKVGFMTLAVYLGLKGIGVDFTGLTIFSGAVGVGVGFGLQKVISNLVCGVILLLERSIKPGDIIEVGNARGKIKSLNARFISMETFDKKEYLIPNDSLITGQVINWTYGDSSVRLRIPFGVAYSSDVREAMKVSEEVALTVKGVLKNPAPVCRMTGFGASSVDFELRIWIGDPEKGTGRIKSDTLLAIWDAFKEKGIEFPFPQQDIYIKNLPQTVKES; encoded by the coding sequence ATGGATATATCAACTGTTGAGAAATTTTTAAGAAATGACTTGATAAAATGGCTTAACGATCTGCAAAAATCTGTCGTTAAAGCTTTTTATTCATGGCATGGAGCAGTAGAGATAGTCCTCATTCCTTTAATTTTTCTGCTCGGAAGATTTTTTCATAAAAAAATAACTCCTAAGATTGAAGCGTCGTTACAAGGGAAGCTGCCAACAGTTGTGTTGGAGAGCCTTTTTGTTAAGACAATTTTAAGAGAACTAGGGCTGGTTTTCAGTGTTCTTCTTTTTAAATTGTCGGTCTATATTCTTACTGCTCAAAATTATAAGCCGAGTTTACTTGTTATTGCAGGTTCCCTTACTGCTGCATGGGTAATTATTAAGATTGCTTCCAGCCTAGTTATGAATAGGTTTTGGGCCAGAGTTATTTCAACCACAGCCTGGGTCATGGCGGCTCTTAATGTTTTCGGATTACTTGGAAAAACTGTAGCGTTTCTTGATACTGTAGGATTTGTCTATAATGATAAGAACCTCTCGGTCATAGTTCTTTTCAAGGGAATAATCCTTCTTTTAGCTTTGATTCAAGTTGCTACTTTTTCGAATAAGATTGCTCAGGACAGAATTGCAAAATCGAGATCTCTTTCCCCTTCACTGCAAGTATTGATCTCTAAAGCCTGTAAAGTCGGGTTTATGACCTTAGCTGTGTATTTGGGCTTGAAAGGAATAGGGGTAGACTTTACCGGTCTGACTATCTTTTCAGGAGCTGTAGGTGTTGGTGTCGGTTTCGGCTTGCAGAAGGTTATTTCAAATCTTGTCTGCGGGGTTATTCTGCTTCTTGAAAGATCTATTAAGCCCGGTGATATTATAGAAGTTGGAAATGCTCGAGGTAAGATTAAATCTCTCAATGCCCGTTTTATATCAATGGAAACGTTTGATAAAAAAGAGTACTTGATTCCAAATGATTCTCTTATCACAGGGCAGGTTATAAACTGGACTTACGGTGACAGTTCCGTAAGGCTTAGAATTCCTTTTGGAGTTGCTTATTCCTCGGATGTTCGGGAAGCGATGAAGGTCAGCGAAGAGGTAGCTCTTACCGTGAAAGGAGTTCTTAAGAACCCTGCTCCGGTATGTAGAATGACAGGATTCGGAGCAAGTTCCGTTGATTTTGAGTTAAGAATATGGATTGGAGATCCTGAAAAAGGGACTGGAAGGATAAAATCGGACACACTGCTTGCGATATGGGATGCATTTAAAGAAAAAGGCATTGAGTTTCCTTTTCCCCAGCAGGATATTTATATCAAAAACCTTCCGCAGACGGTGAAAGAAAGTTAA
- a CDS encoding histone deacetylase, whose protein sequence is MLKAKNSLGIIFFPAFDWAISPTHPEREERLLYTQDQLREEGLFDIEGIREYKPEVAKTEDIERVHFCFPETEAVATRSHYISAGGAIKAAELIMQGKRDRAFAMVRPPGHHAMKTVQGSRGFCTINVEAIMCEHIREKYGQKRIAIVDTDCHHGDGTQDVYWHDPNTLFISMHQDGRTLYPGTGFPKDAGGPKALGRTINIPLPPGTSDAGFMMVMEQIVMPLLEDFKPDLIINSAGQDNHFTDPITNMNFSAQGYAALNTMLKPDIAVLEGGYAIQGALPYVNLGISLAMAGVDYSHVREPAWNPESLKESADVLNYIQMLCDTLPEIYFNPPTQSSEGIIKGDWSVRHRNIFYDTEGFTESQTESLFLCDHCRGLLKVETQKENGPIGFGIEIPIGACDRCRNLGYSIMEEAQVKSKYRYIQMINRSEKEYLRYGF, encoded by the coding sequence ATGCTCAAAGCTAAAAACAGTCTGGGAATTATATTTTTCCCTGCATTTGACTGGGCGATTTCGCCGACGCACCCGGAAAGAGAAGAACGTCTTTTATACACTCAGGACCAACTGCGTGAAGAAGGTCTTTTTGATATTGAAGGAATACGCGAATACAAACCAGAAGTGGCAAAGACAGAAGATATCGAAAGAGTCCACTTCTGCTTTCCGGAGACGGAAGCAGTCGCGACACGTTCTCATTATATTTCAGCAGGCGGAGCCATTAAAGCAGCAGAACTGATAATGCAGGGCAAAAGAGACCGCGCCTTTGCCATGGTGCGCCCTCCGGGGCATCATGCAATGAAGACAGTCCAAGGTTCCCGCGGGTTCTGCACAATCAACGTCGAAGCTATTATGTGCGAACATATCCGTGAAAAATACGGACAAAAACGCATAGCCATAGTGGATACAGATTGCCATCACGGTGACGGCACTCAGGATGTATACTGGCACGATCCCAATACTCTTTTCATTTCCATGCATCAGGATGGGCGAACACTTTATCCTGGAACAGGTTTTCCAAAAGATGCTGGTGGACCGAAAGCACTGGGCCGTACCATCAATATTCCACTGCCTCCCGGGACTTCAGACGCGGGATTCATGATGGTCATGGAGCAGATAGTCATGCCCTTACTGGAGGACTTCAAGCCGGACCTGATTATAAACTCAGCAGGGCAGGATAATCATTTCACTGACCCTATTACCAATATGAATTTTTCAGCACAGGGGTACGCCGCGCTCAACACTATGCTAAAACCGGACATTGCTGTACTTGAAGGCGGTTACGCCATTCAAGGGGCATTACCGTATGTAAATCTGGGTATCAGCCTTGCTATGGCAGGAGTTGATTACTCCCATGTGCGCGAACCAGCATGGAACCCTGAATCACTCAAAGAATCAGCCGATGTTCTGAACTATATTCAAATGCTTTGCGATACTCTCCCTGAGATATATTTTAACCCTCCGACTCAAAGCAGCGAAGGAATAATAAAAGGTGACTGGTCAGTACGTCACCGTAATATTTTCTATGACACCGAAGGCTTTACTGAGTCACAAACGGAATCTTTATTTTTATGTGACCATTGCCGCGGACTGCTTAAAGTTGAAACACAAAAAGAAAACGGTCCCATTGGCTTCGGGATTGAGATTCCTATTGGAGCTTGTGATAGGTGCCGGAATCTTGGCTATTCTATTATGGAAGAAGCTCAGGTCAAAAGCAAATATCGCTATATACAGATGATTAACCGCAGCGAAAAAGAATACCTGCGTTACGGTTTCTGA
- a CDS encoding hydantoinase/oxoprolinase family protein: MLLLGIDVGGTHTDAVAIGPDRIEAQVKVATNHEDLLSSIKRALGTIVSQTDPTRIKQLNLSTTLSTNSIVEGKFEDVGMIISAGPGLDPHSFMLCKDFHVLPGSLDHRGSETRQLDNLALEEAISSCRKSGVKVYAAVTKFSPRNPSHEKEIELAIGDNADFITLGHQITGRLNFPRRIATAFYNCAVWRIFNNFADAISSTLDEMGLSHIKVNILKADGGTMPLPLSRKVPVQSIFSGPAASVMGIIALCKITHDSIIYDIGGTTTDIAIFVDGTPLIEQEGINIGSHPTLVRALKVHSIGVGGDSAISILEGTVKVGPTRLGPSIAFGGKTPTLTDALIWKDSCNCGNIEKSKTKFAAFAAQNKMEPDELAGKAIENAIDKIHDATRELVEEINQQPVYTIHELLENRRIIPRKIYMMGGPAKALKMDIFRKFKLATEVPENYDVANAIGAALTRTTTEIELFADTERGVMFIPSLGYRENVPRNYRLADAERDAMNHLLAHLGDMSVASDGGNAHITSSSSFNMVDGYTTVGRNIRVKCQIKPGVIRTYS, from the coding sequence ATGCTCCTTCTTGGAATAGACGTAGGCGGCACACACACTGATGCGGTCGCTATTGGGCCGGACCGGATAGAAGCTCAGGTTAAAGTTGCAACTAACCATGAGGACCTTCTCTCATCCATTAAAAGAGCGCTTGGAACAATTGTAAGCCAGACAGACCCCACGCGCATAAAACAGCTCAACCTTAGTACCACGCTCTCAACAAATTCCATTGTTGAAGGAAAATTTGAGGACGTCGGAATGATTATTTCCGCAGGCCCTGGATTAGATCCGCACTCCTTTATGCTCTGCAAGGACTTTCATGTTCTCCCCGGCTCCTTAGACCACCGCGGATCGGAAACAAGACAACTAGATAATCTTGCTCTGGAAGAAGCTATTTCTTCCTGCCGTAAATCAGGCGTTAAAGTTTACGCAGCAGTCACAAAATTTTCTCCACGTAATCCCTCTCACGAAAAAGAAATAGAGCTGGCCATTGGCGACAATGCGGATTTTATCACCCTCGGACACCAAATCACTGGGCGTTTAAATTTCCCGAGACGTATTGCTACGGCTTTCTACAATTGCGCTGTCTGGCGTATTTTCAATAACTTTGCAGATGCTATTTCCAGCACTCTTGATGAAATGGGACTGAGCCATATAAAGGTTAATATCCTTAAAGCAGACGGCGGAACCATGCCGCTGCCTTTATCAAGAAAAGTTCCGGTTCAATCTATTTTTTCAGGTCCGGCTGCAAGTGTTATGGGCATTATTGCTCTCTGCAAAATAACTCATGACTCCATCATTTACGATATCGGCGGGACGACTACTGACATTGCCATATTTGTCGACGGAACCCCTCTGATTGAACAGGAAGGAATCAACATAGGCTCTCATCCGACACTTGTACGTGCGCTGAAAGTCCACTCCATTGGTGTCGGAGGAGACTCAGCTATTTCCATTCTAGAAGGAACCGTTAAAGTCGGTCCTACACGACTCGGCCCTTCAATTGCTTTCGGCGGGAAAACACCGACTCTCACGGATGCTCTTATTTGGAAAGACTCCTGTAACTGCGGCAATATTGAAAAATCCAAAACTAAATTTGCTGCTTTTGCCGCTCAAAATAAAATGGAACCAGACGAGCTGGCAGGCAAAGCTATCGAAAATGCTATTGATAAAATTCATGATGCAACACGCGAACTTGTTGAAGAAATTAATCAGCAACCGGTTTATACCATCCATGAATTACTCGAAAACAGACGTATAATTCCACGTAAAATTTATATGATGGGCGGGCCAGCTAAGGCCTTGAAAATGGATATCTTCCGCAAATTCAAACTTGCAACGGAAGTGCCTGAAAACTATGATGTAGCCAATGCAATCGGCGCGGCTTTAACCAGAACAACAACTGAGATAGAACTTTTTGCCGATACAGAACGCGGTGTTATGTTCATCCCATCCCTCGGTTACAGAGAAAACGTTCCCCGCAATTACAGGCTTGCGGACGCAGAACGAGACGCTATGAACCATCTGCTGGCTCACCTTGGTGACATGAGTGTTGCTTCAGACGGAGGTAACGCGCACATAACATCGTCTTCATCTTTTAACATGGTGGACGGCTATACGACAGTGGGCAGAAACATCAGAGTTAAATGCCAGATTAAACCCGGCGTAATCCGGACATATTCATAA
- a CDS encoding sigma-54-dependent Fis family transcriptional regulator: protein MTISIDDYKALSRELDPKKLQKTMLNLLLKLQNVERGSLWIERNNMYECVESSGHHSEAIKGIKLSPNEKSIVGWVIQNGEMTIAKAGADDRHFSKIEQDFEIKSRHILCFPLLLKGKEVYGAVQVIDTSSDGAHLNLNPEYLNMLQEMVDIGAIALGNSLEFQKQQTKYTQLSQTLSSLRGKNSIVGKSASVSKALKLVKNYAATNYPVLISGESGTGKELFAEEIHVQSDRATKPFLTQNCSAIPENLLESELFGYVKGAFTGASANKLGLFEAADGGTVFLDEIGDMDINLQAKLLRVLQENEIKPLGGTNTRKINIRIISATNRKLEEEVRSGRFREDLYYRLNVLPLKLPSLHERKEDIPLLTEYFLTREASSNHMLPKQLTPEAMSAMKTHKWPGNIRELENTIKQFQAMVAGDTIQLSELPAHIANPVTKTETSFTGQEADSLQSSSDEANSTLNLASMTWSELESHYVMMLLKKHKWNVSQAARAAGINRSTFDSRMKKIGITKRVD, encoded by the coding sequence ATGACTATCTCAATTGACGATTATAAAGCACTATCGCGAGAATTAGACCCTAAAAAACTACAGAAAACGATGCTAAACCTACTTTTAAAGTTGCAAAACGTAGAAAGAGGGTCTCTTTGGATTGAGCGCAACAATATGTATGAATGCGTTGAATCATCAGGGCATCATAGTGAAGCAATAAAAGGTATTAAACTTTCTCCAAATGAAAAAAGTATTGTGGGATGGGTCATACAGAATGGGGAAATGACTATTGCAAAAGCTGGAGCAGATGACAGACATTTCAGTAAAATTGAACAGGATTTTGAAATAAAGAGTAGGCATATTCTATGCTTTCCGCTCCTTCTTAAAGGGAAAGAGGTTTACGGCGCAGTTCAGGTTATTGATACAAGCTCTGATGGGGCTCACTTGAACCTCAATCCCGAATACCTCAACATGTTACAGGAAATGGTAGACATTGGCGCTATAGCCTTAGGCAACTCTTTAGAATTTCAAAAACAGCAAACTAAATACACACAGCTAAGCCAGACTTTAAGCAGCCTTCGCGGTAAAAACTCAATTGTCGGTAAGAGTGCGTCTGTCAGCAAAGCACTTAAACTTGTTAAAAATTATGCTGCAACAAATTACCCTGTTCTTATTTCCGGAGAATCAGGAACCGGTAAAGAGCTGTTCGCTGAAGAAATCCATGTTCAAAGCGACCGTGCGACTAAGCCTTTTTTAACCCAAAACTGTAGTGCAATACCGGAAAATCTTCTTGAGAGTGAATTATTCGGATATGTAAAAGGAGCATTTACTGGGGCATCTGCAAATAAATTAGGGTTATTTGAAGCCGCTGACGGAGGTACTGTTTTTCTCGATGAAATAGGCGATATGGATATCAACCTTCAGGCAAAACTTCTTAGAGTGCTGCAAGAAAATGAAATTAAGCCACTTGGCGGAACTAACACACGTAAAATAAATATCCGTATAATCTCAGCAACCAATCGTAAATTAGAAGAAGAAGTTCGCTCCGGTAGATTCAGAGAAGATCTCTATTACAGATTAAATGTTTTGCCGCTTAAGCTGCCCAGCCTGCACGAAAGAAAAGAAGACATCCCCCTGCTGACCGAATATTTCTTAACTAGAGAAGCATCAAGCAACCACATGCTGCCTAAACAACTAACTCCAGAAGCCATGTCTGCGATGAAGACACATAAATGGCCCGGAAACATTCGAGAACTGGAAAATACTATTAAACAATTTCAAGCCATGGTTGCTGGGGATACTATCCAGTTATCAGAGCTACCTGCACACATTGCAAATCCGGTAACAAAAACCGAGACAAGCTTCACAGGGCAGGAGGCAGACTCATTACAGAGTTCTTCTGACGAAGCAAACTCTACACTTAATCTTGCGTCAATGACGTGGTCAGAGCTGGAGTCTCATTATGTCATGATGCTTTTAAAAAAACATAAATGGAACGTAAGTCAGGCAGCTCGAGCAGCAGGAATAAATCGTTCCACGTTTGATTCACGTATGAAAAAGATCGGCATTACTAAAAGAGTCGATTAA
- a CDS encoding zinc ABC transporter substrate-binding protein, translated as MSAYKSKFILTILFLFISTIANAAPLQVTVSIVPQEFFVKKIGGDLVKVNVMVRPGSSPAVYEPQPKQMTQLSHSAIYFAIGVPFEQAWLPRFKSANTNLEIVHLNDSVVRQPMQEHIHNGEEHHGHSENYIADPHIWLAPPLVRIMSLQIRDSLIEADPQHEEIYRKNYYEFAGEIDELDHELINVFKHSSKPQSFMVYHPSWGYFARVYGLKQIPIELEGKEPSPKEMAQIIDFARKNSVSAIFIQPQFSKKSAQAIASSIGAKILVADPLAANWDENLRETAKAFLGNSR; from the coding sequence ATGTCCGCCTACAAATCAAAGTTCATACTTACCATACTATTTCTGTTTATTTCAACAATTGCGAACGCAGCCCCCTTACAGGTTACCGTTTCTATTGTTCCGCAGGAATTCTTTGTTAAAAAAATAGGAGGAGACTTAGTAAAAGTGAATGTAATGGTCAGACCCGGCAGCAGCCCGGCGGTGTACGAACCGCAACCGAAGCAAATGACCCAGCTGAGCCATTCTGCTATTTACTTTGCCATAGGGGTTCCGTTTGAACAGGCATGGCTACCGAGATTTAAATCAGCAAACACAAATTTAGAAATCGTTCATCTAAATGACTCTGTAGTAAGACAGCCAATGCAGGAACATATACATAATGGAGAAGAACATCACGGACACAGTGAAAACTATATCGCCGATCCGCACATCTGGCTTGCTCCGCCCCTTGTAAGAATCATGTCCCTTCAGATTAGAGACTCACTGATAGAGGCAGACCCTCAACACGAAGAAATTTACAGAAAAAACTATTATGAATTTGCTGGGGAAATTGATGAGCTGGACCATGAACTGATTAACGTATTCAAACACTCGTCTAAACCGCAGAGCTTTATGGTGTACCACCCGTCATGGGGATATTTCGCCAGAGTTTACGGACTAAAGCAGATTCCGATTGAATTAGAAGGAAAAGAACCCAGCCCTAAAGAGATGGCTCAGATAATCGACTTTGCACGCAAGAATTCAGTTTCCGCCATATTCATTCAGCCGCAGTTCTCTAAAAAAAGCGCACAGGCAATTGCCTCTTCAATAGGAGCAAAAATTCTGGTCGCAGACCCGCTAGCTGCTAATTGGGATGAGAACTTAAGAGAAACGGCTAAAGCTTTTCTTGGAAACTCACGGTAG